A region from the Citrobacter koseri ATCC BAA-895 genome encodes:
- a CDS encoding TraR/DksA family transcriptional regulator produces MPDEIDRDQAFNERCLEALIEQSRLRPTPTPSLQHCRFCGKAIPEKRRQTLPGVTTCTDCQSILEKRRR; encoded by the coding sequence GTGCCAGATGAAATCGATCGCGATCAGGCGTTTAATGAACGGTGCCTAGAAGCACTGATTGAACAAAGCCGGTTAAGACCCACACCGACACCTTCCCTGCAGCACTGTCGATTTTGCGGCAAGGCTATTCCGGAAAAACGCCGTCAGACGCTGCCGGGTGTAACAACCTGTACTGACTGTCAGTCGATACTGGAGAAACGCAGACGTTAA
- a CDS encoding DUF2857 domain-containing protein, with the protein MLPSLNHIILTVALQALREGNIHHCETMGFTYDEMNLLGCLSINDLITLSQAPLPLVDITIRHDVLQKLLASSHEENRRQEQLNRAVRLGGSIALMNRYFGVGSRETCARRRLLGVSVPNGRTPIPDEETDAAIWHQWQKYRVENIDSPEALDAMMQVTENLSSCTAPSLTVVWNCITHCERKNTVRRIQRAR; encoded by the coding sequence ATGCTTCCATCCCTGAATCATATTATATTAACCGTTGCTCTTCAGGCGCTACGGGAAGGAAATATTCATCACTGCGAAACTATGGGATTCACTTACGATGAAATGAATTTGCTCGGTTGCTTATCAATAAACGATCTTATCACCCTCAGTCAGGCACCTTTACCGCTTGTCGATATTACTATCCGCCATGATGTCCTGCAAAAATTACTGGCATCATCCCACGAGGAAAACAGGCGTCAGGAACAACTGAACAGAGCTGTCAGGCTGGGGGGCTCAATCGCACTGATGAACCGTTATTTCGGGGTTGGCTCCAGAGAAACCTGTGCACGCCGCCGGTTACTCGGTGTCTCCGTTCCAAACGGGAGAACACCCATTCCGGATGAAGAAACCGATGCTGCAATCTGGCATCAGTGGCAAAAATATCGGGTCGAAAACATTGATTCCCCGGAGGCGCTGGACGCCATGATGCAGGTTACAGAAAACCTTTCATCGTGTACTGCCCCCTCGCTGACCGTTGTCTGGAACTGCATCACGCATTGCGAAAGAAAGAACACGGTAAGGAGAATACAACGTGCCAGATGA
- a CDS encoding AlpA family transcriptional regulator, with translation MTSYQLLRLRQVEQKTGLKRSQIYLYMKEGAFPRSIKIGPASVAWLESEIDEWINKKLSDR, from the coding sequence ATGACATCTTATCAGTTACTACGCCTCAGACAGGTTGAGCAAAAAACAGGGCTGAAGCGTTCACAGATATACCTTTATATGAAAGAGGGTGCATTTCCCCGTTCAATAAAAATAGGCCCTGCTAGTGTTGCCTGGCTCGAGTCTGAGATTGACGAGTGGATCAACAAAAAGTTATCTGACCGATAA
- the fyuA gene encoding siderophore yersiniabactin receptor FyuA has product MKMTRLYPLALGGLLLPAIANAQTSQQDESTLVVTASKQSSRSASANNVSSTVVSAPELSDAGVTASDKLPRVLPGLNIENSGNMLFSTISLRGVSSAQDFYNPAVTLYVDGVPQLSTNTIQALTDVQSVELLRGPQGTLYGKSAQGGIINIVTQQPDSTPRGYIEGGVSSRDSYRSKFNLSGPIQDGLLYGSVTLLRQVDDGDMINPATGSDDLGGTRASIGNVKLRLAPDDQPWEMGFAASRECTRATQDAYVGWNDIKGRKLSLSDGSPDPYMRRCTDSQTLSGKYTTDDWVFNLISAWQQQHYSRTYPVGTLLVNLPQRWNQDVQELRAATLGDARTVDMVFGLYRQNTREQMQATYDMPTMRYLTSAGYTTAETLAAYSDLTWHLTDRFDIGGGVRFSHDKASTQYHGNLAGNPFGDDGKSDDDQVLGQLSAGYMLTDDWRVYTRVAQGYKPSGYNIIPTAGLSAKPFVAEKSINYELGTRYETADVTLQAATFYTHTKDMQLYSGPVGMQTLSNAGKADATGVELEAKWRFAPGWSWDINGNVIRSEFTNDSELYHGNRVPFVPRYGAGSSVNGVIDTRYGALMPRLAVNLVGPHYFDGDNQLRQGTYATLDSSLGWQATERMNISVYVDNLFDRRYRTYGYMNGSSAVAQVNMGRTVGINTRIDFF; this is encoded by the coding sequence ATGAAAATGACACGGCTTTATCCTCTGGCCTTGGGGGGATTATTGCTCCCCGCCATTGCTAATGCCCAGACTTCACAGCAAGACGAAAGCACGCTGGTGGTTACCGCCAGTAAACAATCTTCCCGCTCGGCATCAGCCAACAATGTCTCGTCTACCGTTGTCAGCGCGCCGGAATTAAGCGACGCCGGCGTCACCGCCAGCGACAAACTCCCCAGAGTGTTGCCCGGGCTCAATATTGAAAATAGCGGCAACATGCTTTTTTCGACGATCTCGCTACGCGGCGTCTCTTCGGCGCAGGACTTCTATAACCCCGCCGTCACCCTGTATGTCGATGGCGTCCCTCAGCTTTCCACCAACACCATCCAGGCGCTTACCGATGTGCAAAGCGTGGAGTTGCTGCGTGGCCCACAGGGAACGTTATATGGCAAAAGCGCTCAGGGCGGGATCATCAACATCGTCACCCAGCAGCCGGACAGCACGCCGCGCGGCTATATTGAAGGCGGCGTCAGCAGCCGCGACAGTTATCGAAGTAAGTTCAACCTGAGCGGCCCCATTCAGGATGGCCTGCTGTACGGCAGCGTCACCCTGTTACGCCAGGTTGATGACGGCGACATGATTAACCCCGCGACGGGAAGCGATGATTTAGGCGGCACCCGCGCCAGCATAGGGAATGTGAAACTGCGTCTGGCGCCGGACGACCAGCCCTGGGAAATGGGCTTTGCCGCCTCACGCGAATGTACCCGCGCCACCCAGGACGCCTATGTGGGATGGAATGATATTAAGGGCCGTAAGCTCTCACTTAGCGATGGTTCACCAGACCCGTACATGCGGCGCTGCACTGACAGCCAGACCCTGAGTGGGAAATACACCACCGATGACTGGGTTTTCAACCTGATCAGCGCCTGGCAACAACAGCATTATTCACGGACCTACCCTGTCGGCACATTACTCGTTAATCTGCCGCAACGCTGGAATCAGGATGTCCAGGAGCTGCGCGCCGCAACCCTGGGCGATGCGCGTACCGTTGATATGGTGTTTGGCCTCTATCGGCAGAACACGCGCGAGCAAATGCAGGCAACTTACGACATGCCTACCATGCGTTATCTGACCAGCGCCGGCTATACCACCGCTGAAACGCTGGCCGCATACAGTGACCTGACCTGGCATTTAACCGATCGTTTTGACATCGGTGGCGGCGTTCGCTTCTCACATGATAAGGCCAGTACGCAATATCACGGCAACCTGGCCGGAAACCCATTTGGCGATGATGGAAAAAGCGACGACGATCAGGTACTCGGACAGCTATCCGCAGGCTATATGCTGACCGACGACTGGAGAGTGTATACCCGTGTAGCCCAGGGATATAAACCTTCCGGGTACAACATCATTCCTACCGCAGGTCTTTCTGCCAAACCGTTCGTCGCCGAGAAGTCCATCAACTATGAACTTGGCACCCGCTACGAAACCGCTGACGTCACCCTGCAAGCCGCGACGTTTTATACCCACACCAAAGACATGCAGCTTTACTCTGGCCCGGTCGGGATGCAGACATTAAGCAATGCGGGTAAAGCCGACGCCACCGGCGTTGAGCTTGAAGCGAAGTGGCGGTTTGCGCCAGGCTGGTCATGGGATATCAATGGCAACGTGATCCGTTCCGAATTCACCAATGACAGTGAGTTGTATCACGGTAACCGGGTGCCGTTCGTACCACGTTATGGCGCGGGAAGCAGCGTGAACGGCGTGATTGATACGCGCTATGGCGCACTGATGCCCCGACTGGCGGTTAATCTGGTCGGGCCGCATTATTTCGATGGCGACAACCAGTTGCGGCAAGGCACCTATGCCACCCTGGACAGCAGCCTGGGCTGGCAGGCGACTGAACGGATGAACATTTCCGTCTATGTCGATAACCTGTTCGACCGTCGTTACCGTACCTATGGCTACATGAACGGCAGCAGCGCCGTCGCGCAGGTCAATATGGGTCGCACCGTCGGTATCAATACGCGAATTGATTTCTTCTGA